Proteins encoded within one genomic window of Nitrospinota bacterium:
- a CDS encoding sulfatase, producing the protein MARRLAGVSPLKSAVMGAVFFSAWFAAELAAYSGFEVMGETDNTIKSFVESNYFWFNIFYQAAIFFATAIIGAAAGFLSGRLAGRVGGGRVVAFGLPLALWFAVQLKLLVIQPQFFDGPFLDKRPLLSKIVFWPTMWLDPSVAQIIVMAIIAMLIAVPLMDAVKWLFAKKARAAAVSILAVVIFAWNAASASIAPAQRNAKRNVVLIALDSLRADHLSINGYGRNTTPVMDSIARKGAFFPHVIVDLPRTFPSWVSMMTGVYTTTHGVRHMFPTVEQRQLTQKPLPKALREQGWQTAVVSDFAGDIFPRIDFGFDTVDTPDLTFGQIVRMRNLEIHPASLAFLNNAVGFRLFPAIRELAYNCDPKVVTDRAIGAMKSFNGDRPFFLALFYSATHIPYSAPGPYYRKFTDPAYDGPHRFQKKNMLMKTDVETDASVRQVKDLFDGSLLATDAQIGRLLDALKEAGYADNTVIAITGDHGENFFEYRAEIGHGNHLRGPHAVTVPLVLYAPGNDFKIKRVEPQARMIDLAPTLAQLAGAAEFSTTGKSLAPMLAGEETESRLAYSESGLWYVDEGPFFFQKQRIHYPGITQLCEIDFDWREEVVIKKRYHPLAVTAKHRMVSDGKYKIIVMPTEKGVVTELYDQRDDPEETRDISAQNPAALSMMMEKFRAQVKNPSQTAFYGGYVFNRMDFAE; encoded by the coding sequence ATGGCGCGAAGGTTGGCGGGTGTTTCCCCGTTAAAATCGGCGGTCATGGGGGCGGTTTTCTTTTCCGCATGGTTCGCGGCGGAACTTGCCGCCTATTCCGGATTCGAGGTGATGGGGGAGACGGACAACACCATAAAGTCCTTCGTCGAATCAAACTATTTCTGGTTCAACATCTTTTATCAGGCGGCCATATTCTTTGCCACGGCAATTATCGGCGCCGCCGCGGGTTTTCTTTCCGGCCGTCTGGCCGGGCGGGTTGGCGGGGGCCGCGTGGTGGCGTTCGGCCTTCCTCTTGCCTTATGGTTCGCCGTCCAGTTAAAGCTCCTTGTCATCCAGCCCCAGTTTTTCGACGGTCCGTTTTTAGACAAGCGCCCGTTGCTTTCCAAAATCGTGTTCTGGCCCACGATGTGGCTTGATCCATCCGTGGCCCAGATAATTGTGATGGCCATTATAGCCATGCTGATCGCGGTCCCGCTGATGGACGCCGTTAAATGGCTGTTCGCGAAAAAAGCCAGGGCCGCCGCCGTCTCGATCCTGGCGGTGGTGATTTTCGCGTGGAACGCCGCATCCGCCTCCATCGCCCCCGCGCAACGCAATGCCAAACGCAACGTTGTGCTAATCGCGCTTGATTCGCTCCGGGCGGACCATCTTTCCATCAACGGCTACGGACGGAACACCACCCCGGTGATGGACTCCATCGCGCGCAAGGGGGCCTTCTTCCCGCATGTGATCGTGGACCTGCCACGCACGTTCCCAAGCTGGGTGTCCATGATGACCGGGGTATATACCACCACCCACGGCGTGCGGCACATGTTCCCCACGGTGGAGCAACGCCAGCTGACGCAAAAGCCGCTCCCCAAGGCGCTGCGCGAACAGGGGTGGCAGACGGCGGTGGTCTCCGATTTCGCCGGGGACATTTTCCCCCGCATAGATTTCGGGTTTGACACTGTGGACACCCCGGACCTAACCTTCGGCCAGATAGTCAGGATGCGAAACCTGGAGATACATCCGGCGTCGCTGGCGTTTTTGAACAACGCCGTGGGATTCCGGCTTTTCCCCGCCATAAGGGAACTGGCGTACAACTGCGACCCGAAAGTGGTGACAGATAGGGCCATCGGCGCCATGAAGTCGTTCAACGGGGACAGACCGTTTTTCCTCGCGCTGTTCTATTCGGCCACACACATACCCTATTCCGCCCCCGGGCCGTATTACAGGAAGTTCACCGACCCGGCCTACGACGGGCCGCACAGGTTCCAGAAAAAGAACATGCTCATGAAGACGGACGTGGAGACGGACGCCTCCGTGCGGCAGGTGAAAGACCTTTTCGACGGCAGCCTTCTGGCCACCGACGCGCAGATCGGCCGTCTGCTCGACGCGCTAAAGGAAGCCGGATACGCGGACAACACCGTGATCGCCATCACCGGCGACCATGGCGAGAACTTCTTCGAATACCGGGCGGAGATCGGCCACGGCAACCATTTGCGCGGCCCCCACGCCGTCACAGTGCCTCTGGTATTGTACGCGCCTGGAAACGATTTCAAGATAAAGCGTGTGGAGCCGCAGGCCAGGATGATTGACCTTGCCCCAACTCTGGCGCAGCTTGCCGGGGCGGCGGAATTTTCCACCACTGGCAAATCGTTGGCGCCGATGCTGGCCGGAGAAGAAACGGAAAGCAGGCTGGCGTACTCTGAAAGCGGCCTTTGGTACGTGGACGAGGGGCCGTTTTTCTTCCAGAAACAGCGCATACATTATCCAGGCATCACCCAGCTTTGCGAGATAGACTTCGACTGGCGGGAGGAAGTGGTGATAAAAAAGCGGTACCATCCGCTGGCCGTCACGGCAAAACACAGGATGGTGTCCGACGGCAAATACAAGATTATCGTGATGCCCACGGAAAAGGGGGTGGTGACGGAGCTTTATGACCAGCGGGACGACCCGGAGGAGACGCGGGACATTTCGGCGCAAAATCCGGCGGCTCTTTCGATGATGATGGAAAAGTTCCGCGCGCAGGTGAAGAACCCCTCCCAGACCGCGTTTTACGGCGGATACGTTTTCAACAGGATGGACTTTGCGGAGTGA
- a CDS encoding sulfatase encodes MRLIKSLAKAAVALVLAAFFLWLAFFLVFALPNPARVADPLEIIKDAAPRDKPGLAIYRDLIFDLDGARVDAPSLPIGLGAMKGTDFFAEYPFAHLARRATMAVSMTQGKHAMFLEQRNAIYMPTPASVTFDNVFIPQGASLSFATSMMSRLNGGAMPPVTFKVTVKEAGSGAVELFGGTLKPEPEFPYSETDFWYHTIRKFIRIDSGFWNGKWYAHNIDLSRFAGKSVSLTFSADSAGALSHGFIGNPRIFAPDADKKPNVIVAVMDTLRPDFIGANNPEAAGLTPNFDRLAAEGADFVHNRSHGNWSRGSFASIFTGQLTPAFGFADRWSFGREEKAIYNKRGVPSLADEFRKNGYTTISVGNNPFVYDGSGVGLHLGFDQAIDIQREPYDTDFSTAEMIRWVKENNDKRFFMMFTLNTAHSPFRPPLKYFARGFKRDMKLFQNPQAMLFRGVAAYADEYFGKSITALEKLKLLDNTIIVLTADHGVVLYRPGAVKAHPKGEYEWFAATHTHTLYEEESRVPLIVRYPAKIPAGKVYKAPRGLIDIAPSMVELAGIDSKVDWPGVSFAPQATGKGGEVSIDRVITAEGEQVWSMLTAGGFKYIRRGLAMPRIVDTPGGAPRSIREEVFNIIADPHETHDLSGGDPKLMSRLREEFAQKYPAHLHIYKIVARGVDKMKNVSLDISTKGKFIFLDTVPAEGNPNLKMEVKENGGSARTVNLSGIGSVARVFFEVSPPDAPVTIIARDEKGGNLPAGSVRLGPVALPADGEAVTMNAGRENFYMVDTERLVDERATADGVYITLIPFAKWRSDVAEGVKLDPELESLMKKWGYL; translated from the coding sequence GTGAGGCTTATTAAAAGTCTCGCAAAAGCCGCTGTGGCGCTGGTCCTGGCCGCATTTTTCCTCTGGCTTGCGTTCTTTCTCGTTTTCGCGTTGCCCAATCCGGCCAGGGTGGCCGACCCGCTGGAGATTATAAAGGACGCCGCCCCGCGCGATAAGCCCGGTCTTGCGATTTATCGGGACCTGATTTTCGATCTGGACGGCGCCCGGGTGGACGCTCCAAGCCTGCCCATAGGCCTTGGCGCCATGAAGGGGACAGATTTTTTCGCCGAATATCCTTTCGCCCATCTTGCCAGGCGCGCCACCATGGCCGTGAGCATGACCCAGGGCAAGCACGCCATGTTCCTTGAACAGCGCAACGCCATATACATGCCCACGCCAGCATCCGTCACGTTTGACAATGTCTTCATTCCCCAAGGCGCGTCCCTTTCATTCGCCACATCCATGATGAGCAGGCTAAACGGCGGCGCCATGCCCCCTGTCACCTTCAAGGTGACGGTCAAGGAAGCGGGAAGCGGCGCGGTGGAGCTTTTCGGCGGGACGCTAAAGCCGGAGCCCGAGTTCCCATACAGCGAGACAGATTTCTGGTATCACACCATCCGCAAGTTCATCCGGATAGACAGCGGATTCTGGAATGGCAAGTGGTATGCGCATAACATTGATCTTTCCCGGTTTGCAGGCAAGAGTGTGAGCCTGACATTTTCGGCGGACTCGGCGGGCGCCTTGTCCCACGGCTTTATCGGCAATCCCCGGATTTTTGCGCCGGACGCGGACAAAAAGCCGAACGTGATTGTGGCGGTGATGGACACGCTGCGGCCCGATTTTATCGGCGCGAACAATCCGGAGGCCGCGGGGCTGACCCCCAATTTCGACAGACTGGCGGCCGAAGGGGCGGACTTCGTCCATAACAGGTCCCACGGCAACTGGTCTCGCGGCTCGTTCGCCTCCATTTTCACGGGCCAGCTTACCCCCGCTTTCGGGTTTGCCGACAGGTGGAGTTTCGGGCGGGAGGAAAAAGCGATTTACAACAAACGCGGCGTCCCGTCGCTGGCCGACGAGTTCCGCAAGAACGGATACACCACCATATCCGTGGGCAACAACCCGTTCGTGTACGATGGCAGCGGCGTCGGGCTGCATCTGGGTTTCGACCAGGCGATAGACATCCAGCGCGAGCCGTATGACACCGATTTTTCCACAGCCGAAATGATACGGTGGGTGAAGGAAAATAACGATAAACGGTTCTTCATGATGTTCACGCTCAACACCGCCCACAGCCCCTTCCGCCCGCCGCTGAAGTACTTTGCGAGGGGATTCAAACGGGATATGAAACTGTTTCAAAATCCGCAGGCGATGTTGTTCCGCGGGGTGGCGGCCTATGCCGACGAGTATTTCGGCAAGTCCATTACGGCGCTTGAAAAATTGAAGCTGCTCGACAACACCATAATCGTCCTCACCGCCGACCATGGCGTGGTGCTATACCGCCCCGGCGCGGTGAAGGCGCACCCGAAAGGGGAATACGAGTGGTTCGCCGCAACCCACACGCATACGTTGTATGAGGAAGAGTCCCGCGTGCCGCTGATAGTGCGATATCCGGCAAAAATCCCCGCCGGCAAGGTATATAAAGCGCCCAGGGGATTGATAGACATCGCACCTTCGATGGTGGAGCTTGCCGGGATAGATTCGAAAGTTGACTGGCCCGGCGTCAGCTTCGCCCCCCAGGCCACGGGGAAGGGGGGTGAAGTATCTATTGACCGCGTGATCACCGCCGAAGGGGAGCAGGTGTGGTCCATGCTGACAGCCGGCGGCTTCAAATACATCCGGCGCGGCCTTGCCATGCCCCGAATTGTGGACACACCCGGCGGCGCCCCGCGCTCCATCCGGGAGGAGGTGTTCAATATCATCGCCGACCCGCATGAGACGCATGACCTTTCCGGCGGCGATCCGAAACTGATGTCGCGTCTGCGGGAGGAGTTCGCCCAAAAATATCCGGCGCACCTCCACATATACAAAATCGTGGCACGGGGGGTGGACAAAATGAAGAACGTCTCGCTGGATATCTCCACGAAAGGAAAATTCATTTTTCTGGACACCGTGCCCGCCGAGGGGAACCCGAATTTGAAGATGGAAGTAAAAGAGAACGGCGGTTCGGCGCGGACTGTGAACCTTTCCGGCATAGGCAGCGTGGCCAGGGTGTTTTTTGAAGTGTCGCCACCAGATGCGCCGGTGACGATAATTGCGCGGGATGAAAAGGGGGGCAATCTCCCGGCGGGCTCTGTGCGGCTGGGCCCGGTGGCGTTGCCCGCCGATGGTGAGGCTGTGACGATGAACGCCGGGCGCGAAAACTTTTATATGGTGGACACGGAACGGCTTGTGGACGAACGGGCCACGGCGGACGGCGTTTACATCACCCTCATCCCATTCGCCAAATGGCGCTCCGACGTGGCGGAGGGGGTGAAGCTGGACCCGGAACTCGAATCGCTGATGAAGAAGTGGGGGTATTTGTAG
- a CDS encoding methyl-accepting chemotaxis protein yields the protein MKSLQSKLTGMISLMLAVSLGLSIYLVKGALGDRSEAVRYSILNEMAGHLNIAAAWQALERGIGATIISSQDPPAPLLAKFGETGAKGDVEADAAGELCEKYLAGYVAPDFRARYDEWKNIRAEVKSLRESVKSRAVPQGEWFAKATANIDAEFSLRNTAFVPEDPKEGVLYYNAALRANVAALAEYAGRERAQIGSAISSGKQISPEAVEKLKAFRAVVEYAAAQTLAVKNLSTAPPELRSAIGAFEEDFLKDYQKTRLEIFKASAEEAPYPMTAAAWIERSTKAIGTALDISRAVGQISGAAAEKSVAQARNTIIVNSLLSLFALAVFAAVLFFVTRYVIRPVLGIINALSEGSAQITSAAGEISKSSYALAEGASKQAVALEQTSASLQNIASTTGHSAAGAANVNSHAGNVKSEAEDGARLMSGLLTTMERIKKLSDDSKSFAENGRADMGEMTEAMKSLLVSTERISKIIKAIDEIAFQTNLLALNAAVEAARAGKAGKGFAVVAEEVRNLAGRSAQAARETSTIIDEVIERVGKGANVAAKAGATLENIIAGVEKVDSGVEEGNRMAQSAGAALSGITQDIKEMAALIEGIASASMDQASNISQVNTTISHMDDVTQQNAATAEQTAAAAEQLDAQAKSFDDIVRRLITMVHGSGGANSRTDKHPDGAKAKAEKAWLAANV from the coding sequence ATGAAAAGCCTGCAAAGCAAGTTGACCGGCATGATATCGCTGATGCTGGCGGTAAGCCTTGGACTTTCGATTTACCTGGTCAAAGGCGCTCTGGGCGACAGGAGCGAGGCGGTTCGCTATTCCATCCTCAACGAGATGGCGGGGCATTTGAACATCGCGGCGGCCTGGCAGGCTCTGGAAAGAGGGATCGGCGCCACGATCATAAGCTCCCAGGACCCGCCCGCGCCCCTTTTGGCGAAATTCGGCGAAACCGGGGCGAAGGGGGACGTGGAGGCGGACGCCGCCGGCGAATTGTGCGAAAAATACCTGGCCGGCTACGTTGCGCCGGATTTCAGGGCGCGGTATGACGAGTGGAAAAATATCCGCGCGGAGGTCAAATCGCTGAGGGAATCGGTGAAAAGCAGGGCTGTCCCGCAGGGCGAATGGTTTGCAAAGGCCACCGCGAACATAGACGCGGAGTTTAGCCTTCGGAACACGGCGTTCGTCCCCGAAGATCCGAAAGAGGGTGTTTTGTATTACAACGCGGCGCTCCGGGCCAACGTGGCGGCGCTGGCCGAATACGCCGGACGGGAACGGGCGCAGATAGGCTCGGCCATATCGTCCGGAAAACAGATATCGCCGGAGGCCGTGGAAAAACTCAAGGCGTTCCGCGCGGTGGTGGAATACGCCGCGGCGCAGACGCTCGCCGTCAAGAATCTAAGCACCGCCCCGCCGGAGCTTAGGTCCGCCATAGGCGCGTTCGAGGAGGATTTCCTGAAAGATTACCAGAAAACGCGGCTGGAGATATTCAAGGCCAGCGCGGAAGAGGCGCCCTACCCGATGACCGCCGCGGCGTGGATAGAACGTTCCACAAAGGCGATAGGGACGGCGCTGGACATTTCCAGGGCTGTCGGCCAGATATCCGGGGCGGCGGCGGAGAAAAGCGTGGCCCAGGCGCGGAACACCATCATCGTAAATTCGCTGCTTTCGCTGTTCGCGCTGGCGGTTTTCGCGGCGGTGCTGTTTTTCGTGACAAGGTATGTGATCCGGCCGGTGTTGGGGATAATAAACGCGCTTTCGGAAGGCTCCGCGCAGATCACCTCGGCGGCCGGGGAGATTTCCAAGTCCAGCTACGCCCTGGCGGAGGGAGCGTCCAAACAGGCCGTCGCCCTGGAGCAGACCTCCGCGAGCCTCCAGAACATCGCATCCACCACCGGCCACAGCGCCGCTGGCGCGGCCAACGTGAACAGCCATGCGGGCAACGTGAAAAGCGAGGCGGAGGACGGCGCGAGGCTCATGTCCGGCCTGCTGACCACGATGGAGCGGATCAAGAAGCTTTCGGACGATTCGAAGTCTTTCGCGGAAAACGGCCGGGCAGACATGGGTGAAATGACCGAGGCGATGAAATCCCTGCTCGTCTCCACCGAAAGGATAAGCAAAATCATAAAGGCGATTGACGAAATCGCCTTCCAGACGAACCTTCTTGCGCTAAACGCGGCGGTGGAGGCGGCCCGGGCGGGCAAGGCGGGCAAAGGGTTTGCCGTGGTGGCCGAAGAGGTGCGGAACCTGGCCGGGCGCAGCGCGCAGGCGGCCAGGGAAACTTCCACCATAATTGACGAGGTGATAGAACGGGTCGGCAAAGGCGCCAACGTGGCGGCCAAGGCGGGCGCCACGCTGGAAAACATCATCGCCGGCGTGGAAAAGGTGGACAGCGGCGTGGAGGAGGGAAACCGCATGGCCCAAAGCGCCGGAGCGGCCCTTTCCGGAATCACGCAGGACATAAAGGAAATGGCCGCCCTCATCGAAGGGATCGCCAGCGCATCCATGGACCAGGCCTCCAACATCTCCCAGGTGAACACCACCATCAGCCACATGGACGACGTCACCCAGCAGAACGCCGCCACCGCCGAGCAGACCGCCGCCGCCGCGGAGCAGCTGGACGCTCAGGCGAAAAGCTTCGACGACATAGTGCGCCGGCTCATCACGATGGTCCACGGCTCCGGCGGAGCCAATTCCAGAACGGACAAACATCCGGACGGCGCAAAGGCAAAGGCCGAAAAAGCCTGGCTGGCCGCCAACGTTTGA
- the rimO gene encoding 30S ribosomal protein S12 methylthiotransferase RimO: MKKVFLVSLGCPKNRVDSEKTLGALKRAGLRIVTDESQADIIITNTCGFVADAKEESVDTILEMAQIKKDNPNVKLAVMGCLSERYRDELKANIPEIDHLYGTAELETIIADLAPEKAHAAADPDTGSRIITTSRHWAYLKIAEGCSNKCTFCVIPSIRGPYKSVDMEPVVAEAANLAARGVKELVVVAQDTTLYGADLKMKNGLASLLRKLAQIDGIQWIRTMYMYPALINDGLLDVFAGEGKVVPYFDIPLQHASNRILKSMGRPETNSSIRTLLENIRAKVPGAAIRTSFITGFPGERDEDFNELLRLVEDARFDHMGAFTYSPEEGTPAIDMEEAVDPEAAAERLEILMQAQAEISAGTLNGKVGKVYEILVDDPKPEEPLLTGRLATQAPEIDGCVILDGVEAEPGTFIKTLITQSSEYDLVGVAA; this comes from the coding sequence ATGAAGAAAGTTTTTCTTGTCTCCTTGGGCTGTCCCAAAAACAGGGTCGATTCGGAAAAGACCCTCGGCGCGTTGAAAAGGGCCGGGTTGCGGATCGTCACCGACGAGTCCCAAGCGGACATCATAATCACCAACACCTGCGGTTTCGTGGCGGACGCCAAGGAAGAGTCTGTGGACACCATCCTTGAAATGGCCCAGATTAAAAAAGACAATCCCAACGTTAAATTGGCGGTAATGGGCTGTCTTTCCGAGCGTTATCGCGACGAACTGAAGGCCAATATACCGGAGATAGACCATCTGTATGGCACGGCGGAACTGGAGACAATAATCGCGGACCTGGCTCCCGAAAAAGCCCACGCCGCCGCCGATCCGGACACCGGCTCCAGGATCATCACCACTTCGCGCCATTGGGCCTATCTGAAGATCGCCGAGGGGTGCTCCAACAAATGCACATTCTGCGTGATCCCTTCCATCCGCGGGCCGTACAAAAGCGTGGACATGGAACCGGTGGTGGCGGAGGCGGCCAACCTCGCGGCAAGGGGGGTAAAAGAGCTTGTTGTGGTGGCGCAGGACACCACCCTGTACGGGGCGGACCTGAAGATGAAAAACGGCCTGGCGTCGCTTTTGCGCAAGCTTGCCCAAATAGACGGCATCCAGTGGATACGGACAATGTACATGTATCCGGCGCTGATAAACGACGGGCTTTTGGATGTGTTCGCGGGGGAGGGGAAAGTTGTGCCGTATTTCGACATACCGCTCCAGCACGCCTCGAACCGTATATTAAAGAGCATGGGACGGCCTGAGACCAATTCGTCCATCCGCACCTTGCTCGAAAATATCCGCGCAAAGGTTCCAGGCGCGGCCATACGCACATCGTTCATAACCGGATTCCCGGGGGAACGGGACGAGGACTTCAACGAACTTTTGCGCCTGGTGGAGGACGCCCGGTTCGACCATATGGGCGCTTTCACATATTCCCCGGAGGAGGGGACCCCGGCCATTGACATGGAAGAGGCCGTGGACCCGGAGGCGGCGGCAGAGCGGCTTGAAATATTGATGCAGGCCCAGGCGGAGATTTCCGCCGGGACGTTGAACGGCAAGGTGGGCAAGGTGTACGAGATACTTGTGGACGATCCGAAGCCGGAGGAGCCGCTGCTCACCGGCAGGCTTGCCACCCAGGCGCCGGAGATAGACGGATGCGTGATTCTGGACGGTGTGGAGGCAGAGCCGGGGACGTTCATCAAGACGCTCATCACCCAGTCGTCCGAGTACGACCTTGTGGGGGTGGCGGCGTGA
- a CDS encoding divalent-cation tolerance protein CutA, which produces MSPSNPIVVLVTASGEEEAAKIAGELVSRRLAACVNIIPGARSIYRWEGKICDGREALMIVKTTADKFTRLSETVAELHSYSTPEVIAMPVTAGSEKYLGWVFDSVKSA; this is translated from the coding sequence ATGAGTCCTTCAAACCCGATTGTGGTCCTTGTCACCGCGTCCGGCGAGGAGGAGGCGGCAAAGATAGCTGGGGAACTTGTATCACGCAGGCTCGCGGCGTGCGTGAACATCATCCCCGGCGCGCGCTCCATATACCGATGGGAAGGGAAGATTTGCGACGGGCGCGAGGCTTTGATGATAGTGAAGACCACGGCGGACAAGTTCACGCGGCTTTCGGAGACGGTGGCGGAGCTGCATTCGTATTCCACGCCGGAAGTGATCGCCATGCCAGTGACGGCCGGGTCGGAAAAATATCTTGGCTGGGTTTTCGATAGCGTTAAATCCGCGTAG
- a CDS encoding fibronectin type III domain-containing protein, producing the protein MNPTIRTIRTIIGVFAAVIFVSGLALAGTDSIKAPTGLKAAAGEGGAITLAWDAVKGAESYNIYMASRPGVTVKGYRSLADAMTHSAKANSFTHPGPGIGKTYYFAVTAVGPGGESGESAEVFAPAGGAMEKKARRGWGSY; encoded by the coding sequence ATGAATCCCACAATCAGAACGATCAGAACCATCATCGGCGTTTTTGCGGCGGTGATTTTCGTGTCCGGGCTGGCGCTGGCCGGAACGGATTCAATTAAAGCTCCCACTGGCTTGAAGGCGGCGGCCGGAGAAGGCGGGGCCATCACGCTTGCCTGGGACGCGGTCAAGGGGGCCGAGTCGTACAACATCTATATGGCGTCCAGACCGGGGGTGACGGTGAAAGGCTACAGGTCGCTGGCCGACGCCATGACGCATAGCGCGAAGGCCAATTCTTTCACGCATCCGGGGCCGGGAATCGGCAAGACTTATTATTTTGCCGTCACAGCGGTCGGCCCCGGGGGTGAAAGCGGAGAGTCCGCCGAGGTCTTCGCCCCCGCGGGCGGAGCGATGGAAAAAAAGGCGCGCCGAGGCTGGGGATCGTATTGA
- a CDS encoding diguanylate cyclase, which yields MTNSQGKPSGKVLIVEDYEAVLHLMERRLQKDGHTIITAQNGVEAIAKMYEFVPDVIIADIKMPDMDGFELCRKIRAESFWKDIPFIFISAKDDLDTKLAAFDVGGDDYLTKPFQLEELAARIRVNMERVNKVRYESETDFLTGALNRRAMDKRLEVETRRSARYGHMFSVAMVDLDHFKKFNDKMGHQAGDVALRHVADRLIKSLRDMDVVARFGGEEFVVILPETKKDGAALAIERIREKLSQDPISLNGKGEASVTMSAGVAGFPDDGKTTVEIINAADTALYNAKANGRNRVVISQ from the coding sequence ATGACCAACAGTCAGGGAAAACCATCCGGCAAGGTCTTGATCGTGGAGGACTACGAAGCAGTCCTCCATTTGATGGAGCGCCGTTTGCAGAAAGACGGCCACACTATCATCACCGCCCAGAACGGCGTTGAGGCCATTGCCAAAATGTACGAGTTCGTCCCGGACGTGATCATCGCCGATATCAAGATGCCGGACATGGACGGGTTCGAGCTCTGCAGGAAAATACGGGCCGAAAGTTTCTGGAAGGACATCCCGTTCATATTCATAAGCGCAAAGGACGACCTGGACACCAAGCTTGCCGCCTTTGACGTGGGAGGGGACGATTATCTGACCAAACCTTTCCAGTTGGAGGAACTTGCGGCGCGCATCAGGGTGAACATGGAGCGGGTGAACAAGGTCCGCTACGAATCGGAGACAGATTTTCTCACCGGCGCGCTCAACAGGCGGGCCATGGACAAAAGGCTGGAGGTGGAGACCCGGCGCAGCGCGCGTTACGGCCATATGTTCTCCGTGGCCATGGTGGACCTGGACCACTTCAAGAAGTTCAACGACAAGATGGGGCACCAGGCCGGGGACGTGGCCCTGCGGCATGTTGCCGACCGGCTGATAAAAAGCCTGAGGGACATGGACGTGGTGGCCCGTTTCGGCGGCGAGGAATTCGTGGTGATATTGCCGGAGACAAAAAAGGACGGCGCCGCGCTGGCCATCGAAAGGATACGCGAAAAACTCTCGCAGGACCCCATTTCGTTAAACGGCAAAGGAGAGGCCAGCGTGACCATGAGCGCCGGAGTGGCCGGATTCCCGGACGACGGGAAGACCACTGTGGAGATAATAAACGCCGCCGACACCGCGCTGTACAACGCAAAGGCCAACGGCCGCAACCGCGTGGTGATAAGCCAGTAG
- the infC gene encoding translation initiation factor IF-3, translated as MTKSLRVNNQIRSREVMVVGAEGAQLGVLPIEEALSQAYEAEMDLVEVSPNTVPPVCKIMDYGKFKYRQSKKAHDAKKKQKIIKVKEVKITPGTEEHDYQFKLAHAKRFLADGDKVKIAVFFRGREITHSELGLKVLKRFEEDLTEFCVVEQEPRQEGRNMHMVVAPKNLVGEVKKPKAADEEPSGVE; from the coding sequence ATAACAAAGTCGTTAAGGGTCAACAACCAGATCCGGTCGCGTGAGGTGATGGTGGTTGGCGCGGAGGGCGCCCAGCTTGGCGTTCTGCCAATAGAAGAAGCGTTGAGCCAGGCGTATGAGGCGGAGATGGACCTCGTGGAGGTGTCGCCGAACACCGTTCCGCCGGTGTGCAAGATAATGGACTATGGCAAGTTCAAGTACCGGCAGAGCAAGAAGGCGCACGACGCCAAGAAGAAGCAGAAGATAATAAAGGTAAAAGAGGTCAAGATCACGCCGGGCACGGAGGAGCATGACTACCAGTTCAAGCTCGCCCACGCCAAGCGTTTCCTGGCCGATGGCGACAAGGTGAAGATAGCGGTGTTCTTCCGGGGAAGGGAGATCACCCATTCCGAACTGGGGCTTAAGGTGCTAAAAAGGTTCGAGGAGGACCTCACCGAGTTTTGCGTGGTGGAGCAGGAGCCCCGGCAGGAAGGGCGCAACATGCACATGGTGGTGGCGCCCAAGAATCTGGTTGGTGAAGTTAAGAAGCCTAAAGCGGCGGACGAAGAGCCGTCCGGCGTGGAATAA
- the rpmI gene encoding 50S ribosomal protein L35 → MPKHKTNKGAAKRLRVTASGKVKHKKAFLRHILTSKTAKNKRQLRKSGMLDASDVKEARRLLPYMF, encoded by the coding sequence GTGCCCAAGCACAAGACGAACAAGGGAGCGGCCAAACGGTTGCGGGTGACCGCCTCCGGCAAGGTCAAGCACAAGAAGGCGTTTTTGCGCCACATTCTGACGAGCAAGACAGCGAAGAACAAGCGGCAGCTGCGCAAGAGCGGCATGCTGGACGCGTCGGACGTCAAGGAGGCCAGACGCCTTCTGCCGTACATGTTTTAG
- the rplT gene encoding 50S ribosomal protein L20 codes for MPRATNNPASRARRKKMLKMAKGYVGSRGSQYQKAKETVTRALKYSFRDRRARRRDMRGLWIVRINAAVRALGMNYARFIDGLSKAGVEVDRKILADLAVKDAAAFGKLVEIARENAGKAAAA; via the coding sequence ATGCCGAGAGCTACTAACAACCCTGCGTCCAGGGCCAGGCGCAAGAAAATGCTGAAGATGGCCAAGGGGTACGTCGGATCCCGTGGTTCCCAGTACCAGAAGGCCAAGGAGACTGTCACCCGGGCCCTCAAATATTCTTTCCGCGACAGGCGCGCCAGGAGGAGGGACATGAGGGGCCTTTGGATCGTGCGCATCAACGCCGCCGTCCGGGCGCTCGGGATGAACTATGCCAGGTTCATCGACGGGCTGTCCAAGGCCGGTGTGGAGGTGGACCGCAAGATTCTGGCGGATCTGGCGGTGAAAGACGCCGCCGCGTTCGGAAAGCTTGTGGAAATCGCCAGGGAGAACGCGGGCAAGGCCGCTGCCGCCTGA